The following proteins are co-located in the Paludibaculum fermentans genome:
- a CDS encoding aminotransferase class V-fold PLP-dependent enzyme encodes MFTRRGFIHSSAAAALGAAETKPALPDKANFRVQEFQTCLNAGRWHPLSNGARAAANLYQEYKQRGIWDRNGLRSGANPNAHGGSQAEAKQLFAKLINAAPEEIAFVQSTTAGENLVVQALGLPAAGANIVTDGLHFEGSLYLYDALMKQGLDVRLVKPKNWRIEMRDLEQAINKQTRLVAISLVSYINGFQHDLKRICDVAHANGALVYADIVQAAGAVPVDVKASGIDFCATASYKWLMGDFGLGFLYARKDLLEGRLKRTVYSYRQLRSFSNHMFPYDSPGPSAVGWEQDHSAAGYFEQGTLASAVSETLAYSLQYIQTLGVENIRRHSQSMIAHLRREVPKLGHPLITPEGSTGPLVAFQLENPQLVEAKLKKAKVDVAITDHRMRVSPSVYNDHEDVERLLRALGS; translated from the coding sequence ATGTTTACGCGTCGAGGTTTCATCCACAGTTCGGCAGCCGCCGCGCTAGGCGCCGCGGAGACGAAGCCGGCCCTCCCCGACAAGGCGAACTTCCGCGTGCAGGAGTTCCAGACCTGCCTGAACGCCGGGCGCTGGCATCCGTTGAGCAATGGTGCGCGCGCCGCCGCAAACCTGTACCAGGAGTACAAGCAGCGCGGGATCTGGGATCGCAATGGACTGAGATCCGGCGCCAATCCCAATGCCCACGGCGGCTCGCAGGCCGAAGCCAAACAGCTCTTCGCGAAACTCATCAACGCCGCGCCGGAGGAGATCGCCTTCGTCCAGAGCACCACGGCGGGCGAGAACCTGGTGGTGCAGGCCCTGGGGCTTCCTGCCGCTGGAGCGAACATCGTGACCGATGGACTGCACTTTGAAGGCTCGCTCTACCTTTATGACGCGCTGATGAAGCAGGGGCTGGACGTCCGCCTCGTGAAGCCGAAGAACTGGCGCATCGAGATGCGCGACCTGGAGCAGGCGATCAACAAACAGACGCGGCTGGTGGCCATCTCGCTTGTCTCCTATATCAACGGCTTTCAGCATGACCTGAAACGGATCTGCGACGTGGCGCACGCCAACGGAGCCCTGGTCTATGCGGACATCGTGCAAGCGGCCGGCGCCGTGCCGGTGGATGTCAAAGCGTCGGGCATCGACTTCTGCGCCACGGCCAGCTACAAGTGGCTGATGGGCGACTTCGGGCTGGGCTTCCTCTACGCCCGCAAGGACCTGCTGGAAGGGCGGCTGAAGCGTACGGTCTACAGCTACCGGCAACTGCGCAGCTTCTCGAACCACATGTTCCCCTACGACAGCCCGGGCCCCTCAGCCGTGGGCTGGGAGCAGGACCACTCAGCGGCAGGCTACTTCGAACAGGGCACGCTGGCCAGCGCGGTCTCCGAGACCCTGGCTTATTCGCTGCAGTACATCCAGACCCTCGGAGTGGAAAACATCCGGAGGCACAGCCAGTCGATGATTGCGCACCTGCGGCGGGAGGTGCCCAAGCTGGGCCACCCGCTCATCACGCCCGAGGGCTCGACCGGTCCGCTGGTCGCCTTCCAGTTGGAGAACCCGCAGTTGGTCGAGGCGAAGTTGAAGAAGGCGAAAGTGGACGTGGCCATCACGGACCACCGCATGCGCGTTTCGCCGTCCGTCTACAACGACCACGAGGATGTGGAGCGGCTGCTGCGGGCCCTCGGCAGCTAG
- a CDS encoding AraC family transcriptional regulator: MNPVAKALWFIESHYAEELTLDAVATAAGVSRFHLIRAFSSVTGATVMRYVRGRRLTEAARALAGGAPDILAVALEAGYGSHEAFTRAFRDCFGLTPEAFRARGTLQDIELMEPIKMDETLLTHLDPPRIEAGKTLLIAGLSERYTAETCAAIPAQWQRFGPYLSHIPSQVGRAAYGVVCNSDDSGNIEYISGVEVSDFTLAPPEFSRLRIPEQRYAVFTHRGHVSTIRQAWSTIWNKGLPEAGLQIAEGPEFERYGEEFDGRTGSGGFEIWIPIKA; this comes from the coding sequence ATGAATCCCGTGGCGAAGGCCCTCTGGTTCATTGAGAGCCACTACGCGGAAGAGCTCACGCTGGACGCTGTCGCCACTGCCGCTGGCGTGTCCCGCTTTCACCTGATTCGCGCCTTCAGCAGTGTTACGGGCGCTACGGTGATGCGCTATGTGCGCGGCCGCCGGTTGACTGAGGCGGCTCGGGCGCTGGCCGGGGGCGCTCCGGATATCCTGGCCGTCGCGCTGGAGGCTGGCTACGGCTCTCACGAGGCATTCACCCGCGCCTTCCGCGACTGTTTCGGGCTCACGCCCGAGGCCTTCCGCGCGCGAGGCACGCTGCAGGATATCGAACTCATGGAGCCCATCAAGATGGACGAGACCCTTCTGACTCACCTGGATCCGCCGCGCATCGAGGCAGGCAAGACCCTGTTGATCGCCGGCCTGAGCGAACGCTACACGGCGGAAACCTGCGCGGCCATCCCCGCGCAATGGCAACGCTTCGGACCCTACCTGAGCCACATCCCCAGCCAGGTAGGCCGCGCCGCCTATGGCGTCGTCTGCAACAGCGACGACTCGGGCAACATCGAGTACATCTCCGGCGTGGAGGTCTCCGACTTCACCCTGGCGCCGCCGGAGTTCAGCCGGCTGCGGATCCCTGAGCAGCGTTACGCCGTGTTCACCCATCGCGGCCACGTCTCCACCATCCGGCAGGCGTGGTCCACCATCTGGAACAAAGGGCTGCCCGAGGCGGGACTGCAGATCGCGGAAGGGCCGGAGTTCGAGCGCTACGGCGAAGAGTTCGATGGGCGTACGGGCAGCGGCGGTTTCGAGATCTGGATCCCAATCAAGGCCTGA
- a CDS encoding ABC transporter permease, which produces MSRWRHLWFRSRSEQQLEKELEFHLALHVDELIAQGYDPAEAQRLARLDLGGPEQVKEACRDSRGTRWLEDFVLDVRYAVRALRRQPGFSTVALLTLALGIGAATVMFTIVNGVLLKPLSYPEADRLVSLHEQTEFSTRFGNQWAFAYPNFLDVQRASRSLEMAAWRFSGGTFGSRGDAEYVSARQISAGLFSVLRLPPALGREFLPKEDTRGAAPAVILGQGFWRRRFAADPAVLGTSILFEGKPHTVVSIAPVGFRLDDEAVDVFTPLGQNTEPVMALRKAHPGINVVARLRPGATLEQSRAELSLLGSQLARQYPDSNTARSFVAAPLKPQVDDVRSTLWLLLGAAGLLLLIACANVASLLLVRAVARERELAMRVALGAGRARLIRQCLTESAVLGLAGGLSGLFLAAFGVRPFLYFWPGIMPRIEEIRLDWRVALAAVGVSLACGFLFGLMPALRAPARGLDRTLRAGGRTLAGASRRVHGGFVIVQLALAVVLLVSAGMLGRTLLRLSALDPGLNINNVLVTRMALSPSAVTEPGKMRSNWRDVLDRARQVPGVEAVSLVDTVPMREGNNQVGYSTVPGVIAPNDQNVALATSVTPEYLKVMGIALRQGRFFTDQDQLGGAPVVVIDEVLAQRAFPRQQAVGQHLWMPDLSDSALLVVGVVSHVRHWGPAVDDQASVRAQFYYPFAQVPDRFVRRWSELMSVAVRTSRSPLSVVEPLTNAVRGTTGDQVLYEIRTMEQLATSMLARQRFLLFLFGLFAGLALLLACIGIYGVMAYLTGRRVPEFGVRIAMGATAADLLRLVLKQGLAMIAAGVLLGLAAAWGAVRLLQHLVDGVQRTEPLTLLAMTGLLVAAALLATYVPARRASRIDPVGALRQD; this is translated from the coding sequence ATGAGCCGCTGGCGCCATCTGTGGTTCCGGTCCCGGTCTGAGCAGCAACTCGAGAAGGAGCTTGAGTTCCACCTGGCCCTGCATGTCGACGAACTCATTGCCCAGGGGTACGATCCGGCCGAGGCGCAGCGCTTGGCCCGCCTCGATCTCGGAGGTCCTGAGCAGGTGAAAGAAGCCTGCCGCGACTCGCGGGGCACCCGCTGGCTGGAGGATTTCGTGCTGGACGTGCGGTACGCCGTGCGCGCCCTGCGCCGCCAGCCGGGCTTCTCCACCGTAGCGCTGCTGACGCTCGCGCTGGGCATCGGGGCGGCGACGGTGATGTTCACCATCGTGAATGGTGTCCTGCTGAAACCACTGTCCTATCCCGAGGCCGATCGCCTGGTTTCGCTGCACGAACAGACGGAGTTCTCCACCCGTTTCGGCAACCAGTGGGCTTTCGCCTATCCGAATTTCCTGGACGTGCAGCGCGCCAGCCGATCCCTCGAGATGGCGGCCTGGCGATTCAGCGGCGGGACCTTCGGCAGCCGTGGCGACGCGGAGTATGTCTCCGCCCGTCAGATCTCGGCCGGGCTCTTCTCGGTCCTGCGGCTCCCTCCGGCATTGGGCCGCGAGTTTCTGCCGAAGGAGGACACCCGCGGCGCCGCGCCGGCCGTGATCCTGGGCCAGGGCTTCTGGCGCCGCCGCTTTGCCGCCGATCCGGCGGTGCTGGGCACGTCGATCCTCTTTGAAGGCAAGCCCCATACCGTGGTCAGCATCGCGCCTGTGGGCTTCCGGCTGGATGACGAGGCGGTCGACGTCTTCACTCCGCTCGGCCAGAATACTGAGCCGGTCATGGCGCTCCGCAAGGCGCATCCCGGCATCAATGTCGTGGCCCGCCTCCGCCCGGGGGCCACTCTCGAACAGTCCCGAGCGGAGCTGTCACTGCTCGGCAGCCAGCTAGCCCGCCAGTATCCGGACTCCAATACCGCCCGCAGTTTCGTCGCCGCGCCGCTCAAACCGCAGGTGGACGATGTTCGCTCCACGCTGTGGCTGCTGTTGGGCGCCGCCGGCCTCCTGCTGCTCATCGCGTGCGCCAATGTAGCCAGCCTGCTGCTGGTGCGCGCCGTCGCCCGCGAGCGGGAACTCGCTATGCGGGTCGCGCTGGGCGCAGGCCGGGCCCGATTGATCCGCCAGTGTCTCACGGAGAGTGCCGTGCTCGGGCTCGCGGGCGGCTTGTCCGGCCTGTTCCTGGCCGCCTTCGGCGTCCGCCCGTTTCTCTACTTCTGGCCCGGCATCATGCCGCGCATCGAGGAGATCCGGCTGGATTGGCGCGTGGCGCTGGCGGCCGTGGGCGTCTCCCTCGCGTGCGGCTTCCTGTTCGGCCTGATGCCGGCCCTGCGCGCACCTGCCCGCGGCCTCGACCGCACCCTGCGCGCCGGCGGGCGCACCCTGGCCGGCGCGTCGCGACGGGTCCATGGCGGATTCGTCATCGTCCAGCTCGCTCTCGCCGTGGTCCTGCTGGTCTCCGCCGGAATGCTGGGCCGCACTCTCCTGCGGCTCTCGGCTTTGGATCCCGGCCTCAACATCAACAATGTGCTGGTCACCCGCATGGCCCTGTCGCCCAGCGCCGTCACCGAGCCCGGCAAGATGCGCTCCAACTGGCGCGATGTGCTCGACCGCGCGCGCCAGGTGCCCGGCGTGGAGGCGGTTTCCCTGGTCGACACCGTGCCAATGCGCGAGGGCAACAATCAGGTTGGGTACTCCACGGTGCCAGGAGTCATCGCCCCCAACGATCAGAACGTCGCGCTCGCGACCAGCGTGACGCCTGAGTACCTGAAGGTGATGGGCATCGCGCTGCGCCAGGGACGCTTCTTCACTGATCAGGACCAGCTCGGCGGCGCGCCCGTCGTCGTGATCGATGAGGTCCTGGCCCAGCGCGCGTTCCCGCGCCAACAGGCGGTCGGCCAGCATCTCTGGATGCCCGACCTGTCAGACAGCGCGCTGCTGGTGGTCGGCGTGGTGAGCCACGTCCGTCACTGGGGCCCGGCCGTCGACGATCAGGCCAGCGTGCGGGCCCAGTTCTACTACCCCTTCGCCCAGGTGCCCGACCGGTTTGTGCGGCGCTGGTCCGAACTGATGTCGGTGGCCGTCCGCACCAGCCGGTCTCCCCTGAGTGTGGTGGAGCCCTTGACCAATGCTGTGCGCGGCACCACCGGCGACCAGGTGCTCTATGAGATCCGCACGATGGAGCAACTGGCCACCAGCATGTTGGCTCGGCAGCGCTTCCTGCTGTTCCTGTTCGGTCTCTTCGCCGGCCTGGCCTTGTTGCTAGCCTGCATCGGGATCTATGGAGTGATGGCCTACCTCACCGGCCGGCGTGTGCCGGAATTTGGGGTCCGCATCGCGATGGGCGCCACGGCAGCCGATCTGCTGCGGCTGGTTCTGAAACAGGGCCTGGCGATGATCGCGGCCGGAGTGCTGCTGGGCCTGGCCGCCGCATGGGGCGCGGTCCGGCTGCTGCAGCATCTGGTGGACGGAGTGCAGCGCACCGAACCGCTCACCCTGCTGGCGATGACGGGCTTGCTGGTGGCCGCCGCCCTACTGGCTACGTATGTGCCGGCCCGGCGGGCCAGCCGCATCGATCCCGTCGGCGCCCTGCGCCAGGATTAA